The DNA sequence TGCATCGACCACGCCGACCTGCTGCGCCTCTACACCGAGCACCCCAAGTTCGACCGCAACTTCCGGGTGATCATCGAGGATCAGTTCGTGGAGCTGCAGCAACGCATGCTCCGGCGGAACGCGTCCAGCGCGGAGCAACGCTATGCGCACTTCGTGGAGCAGCATCCGAAGCTAGCCGTACGGGTGCCCAACGTGCACATCGCCTCCTACTTGGGGGTGACCCCGGAGTTCCTGAGCCGCCTGCGGGCGAAGACCACCAAGCCGTCCTGATCACTTGATCTGGATCAAGATCATTTCTTGATCGGGGCCATGGGCCGGACCCATCGGTCCAAGGAACCTTTGTGCCGCAACGATCCGATCCGATGAAGCACAAGCTCCTCCTCACCCTGCCGGTCGCGCTGCTGCTCGGCTGCCAGGCACCCGAACACAAGACCACCGAACCTGATAACACTCCCACGACCATGAGCACCACCAACCACCAGAACGCGATCAAGGAACTGCTCTTCGCCTACCGCGATGCGCTGAACGCCTCCAGCACCGACCAGGTGATCCCCTTGTACACCACGGATGGCGTGTTCATGCCCACGGGTTTCCCAACAGCGATCGGGACGGAGCAGGTACGGCAGGCCTACGACGGTGTGTTCGCCAACATCAAGCTGAACATCGAGTTCTTCATCGACGAGGTGGAGGTGGACGGCGATCATGCCTTCGCGCGCACCAAATCACGCGGCACCACGCTCATCCACGCCACGGGTGCCACCGTGCCCGAGGAGAACCGGGAGCTGTTCGTGCTTCAACGCACCGATGGCAACTGGAAGATCGCGCGGTACATGTTCAACAAGATGAAGTGATGGCGTGCAGGCTGCTGGCTGATCATCTTGTTGGACTGGAGAAGTGGTAGGCGAGGATCGCGGCAATGGACTCACGTTTTCCGGACCGCCTGGATCACCGCATCCACACCTGAGCCTGCCTCGCGGCGCGGACGATCTTCAGCAGCAACCAAAGTCCAGCGATCTGGATCGAGCGCAGCTAACGCCTCTTCCACCGATACCTGCACCTGCCCGGCTGCTGGTGTCGGTGCCCCGGAGGCGGGATCGATGGGGCGGTGCCCGACCAACAGCAATGTTCCGCCCGGCGCCACTCCTGCGGCCAAGCGATGCACGAGTTCTTCCACGGAGACGGCCACATGGACATACAAGCAGACCACCAGGTCATAGCGGTTGCTCTCAGGCATCCATTCGCCCAGATCACCTTGGACCCATTCAACGCGCCCGGCGACCTCAGGCCCCAAGGCTTCGGCTGCGGAGCGAGCGTGCGTCAATGCCGTGGCCGAAAAATCCACGGCGGTCACATTCCAGCCATGGGCCGCGAGCCAAAGGGATTCGGTACCATGCCCGCAACCGGCATCCAGCACGCGGCCGGCAGGGAGCTTGGCTGCGACGCTCAGGAAATGCGCGTTCGGTGGACGATGCGCAAGGACGTGGGCGTGTTCTTGCACCGCCTTGTTCCAGAGCCTTTCCCAATGTTCGCGGTCGTATACCGGCATGTTCTCAACTGCTGATTTGATAGTTCCTTCCATTGGCTGTTCACCCTTTCGGCTCCCACAGCTCGATCTTGTTCCCTTCGGCATCGTACACCCACGCGAAGCGGTCGTAGTCCTGGTCTTGGCGCTTGCGGTCGAAGCGATCACGACCCAGTGGGGCTTCAGAAGAGCAAAGTCAGCAACTCTTCACGCGTCATCTGGTGGTGCGCAGCGATGTCGCTCAGGATGCCGGACAACGTACCGACCTTGATCGGCCGATGGTCCGGAATGGTGACGTGGTGCGTCCCGTTGAGTGAGGTGGTCAACCGGATATGGCTTCCTCTCTGTCGGGTCACCTCGTAACCCAGCTTGCCCAGTGCCTTTATCAGTTCCTGTCCCGTGAGATCGCGCGGGATCCTCATGCGGCGATCACGATCTCTTTCACCATGTGCAGGCGGATCACCTTGGGCATTTGATCGGCCTCGAAGTGCGTGGCCACGGCATCCTTCACGTTCGCTTTCAGCTGCTCCAGGTCATCACCATCCGTGAAGATGGAATGGTCCAGCGCGCGGGCCTCGTAGCCACCTTCCGGCGACTCTTCCACAACGAAGATGATCTCCTTCATGCCCACGAAGTTAGGCACGGGTTATTTCGGCTCCCACAATTCGATCTTGTTCCCCTCCGGGTCGTACACCCACGCGAAGCGGCCGTAGTCCTCGTCCATGCGCTTGGGGTCGATGCGCACGCCGGCCGCCTCGAGCTTCTGCAGCAGACCATCGATGTCCTGCACACGCAGGTTCAGCATGAACTGCTGTTCGTCGCTCCCGAAGTAGTCGGTGTCCTTCTTGAACGGCGAGAACACCGTGGGCCCGGCATCCTGCTGCCAGATCCAGCCGTGCGACTCGTCGTTGATGCCGAAGTGGTCGTTGTACCACTTGGCCAGGGCCTTGTGGTCGTTGGCGCGGAAGAAGAGGCCGCCGATGCCGGTGACGTGTCGGGACATGGGACTGCTGTTGGTACTGCCAAGGTAGGCCAACATGTGCAGCCGGTTCCCGGATGTAGGTTTGTCAGGGAAGAGGGTCCGCGTATCCAAAGGCCCCCGCATTCCATGGAAAAGCGCAGCAAAGACCAGCCTTGGAAATTGAGGACCCCGCCGGGCACGTCCGAGTACACCATGCACGTGGAGGAGAAGGACGGCAGGGAAGTGCTCGTATGCACAGTGGGCAAGACCGTGCTGCTGTATGACATCCGTTGCATCAATGACCTGCACGCCATGCTGAAGAAGCACGGCGACTGGATGGAGCTCGGTGGCGCCGATGAACAGAAGCCCGCAAGAGAGGGCACCGTGGAAGCCTGTGGACGCAGCGAGAAGAACCCGGTGAAAGGCTGGTACGGCCTGAAGAAGGGGCTGCGGGGCCGCTTTGGCGTTTACCTGCCGCCCTTGATGGAAGCGCTTGGCCTGGCCGAACTGACGCACGAGGCCAAGGGGAACCGGATGCGTGCGAAATAGCGGCGGCCGACGCTCGACAGCTTTCTTGCACGTGCGGCGCAGGCACTACACGCGCAACGACTGCCGCGCCTTCTTCTTCACCGGCCGCACCACCTTCTCGATGGTACCGTACTTCTTCCCCATCATGCGGCCCCATGCGGCGATCTCCTCCAGCAGGGGCAGCAGCGTGCGGCCATGCGCCGTCAGTTCGTATTCCACGCGCGGCGGAACCTCGGGGTAAACCGTGCGGCGCACGAGGCCGTCCTGCTCCAGCTGGCGCAACTGCATGGAGAGCATCTTCTCGGTGATGCCCGGGATCAGCCGGCGCAGCTCGCTGAAGCGCTTCTTGTCCTTGCGGAGGTACCACAGCACGATGGTCTTCCACTTGCCGCCGACCAGCTCCATGGTCACGTCCAACGCGCAGTGGTAGAGCTGTTCGTTCATCCGGATCCGGTACTCGTCGCCGTCGATGATCATGATCGTTGAAAAAATGATGTCGGTCCGGTGCCCCTTCCACGCCCCAAGGCCGTTGCCGGCGGTAGGCACTATCCTTTGTGATAGTACTTGTGGAAAGTATATGGACCCGCCATGTTTGCAGTGGCTAAGAAAAGGAAACCAACCCACATTCCCATGAAGATCGGTGTATTCGGAACGGGGGTGGTCGCACAGACCATCGCCGAGAAACTGGACAGCCTGGGGCACACGGTGGTGCTCGGCACACGCAGCGTGGAGCAGAGCATGGCCCGGGCGGACAAGGACGGCTTCGGGCGACCCCCGCTGAAGGACTGGCTGGCCGCGCACCCCACGGTGAAGCTCGGCACCTTCGCCGAGGCGGCCGCGCACGGCGAGCTGCTGGTGAACGCCACCAGCGGGCACGGCTCCATGGAGGCGCTGAAGCACGCCGGCGAGGCGCACCTCAGCGGCAAGGTGATGCTGGACATCGCCAATCCGCTCGACTTCTCGAAGGGCTTTCCCCCGAGCCTCTCGGTGTGCAACACGGACTCGCTGGGCGAGCAGCTGCAGCGCGCCTTCCCGCAGCTCAAGGTGGTGAAGGGCCTCAACACGCTCACCTGCTTCCTGATGGTGGCCCCGCGCCTGCTGCCGGAGGAGCATCACATGTTCCTCTGCGGCAACGATGCCGGCGCCAAGAGCGAGGTGCGTGCCCTGCTGCGTTCCTTCGGCTGGACCGATGCGGAGATGATCGACCTGGGCGACATCACCATGGCGCGCGGCACCGAGCAGCTGCTGCCGATCTGGGTACGGCTGTACGGCACCCTGCAGGACGCCATGTTCAACTTCCGCGTGGTGCGCATGGCGAAACAAGCGTGACCCTTGTGGTGCAGGTCGTGATGCGGTGATCGACAGGCCGTAGCTTTGGCTTCGCAAGCGAACCCGATGGCCAAGACCCTTTCCAAGCCCGCATCTGTAAAGGCTGACCTCAACGGCCACCCCTCGAACGGTTCAGCCAAGATGGCGGATGTGTCCGCAAAGGCCGGCACGGTCAAGGCTGGGCGCCTCCCGGTGATGAAGACCTACAAGATCTTCATCGGGGGCAAGTTCCCGCGCACCGAGAGCGGCCGCTACTACCAGCCCAAGGGGACGGATGGCAAGCCGCTGGCCAACGTGTGCCGCAGCAGCCGCAAGGACGTGCGCGATGCCGTGGTCGCCGCGCGCGGGGCCGTGGGTGGCTGGGCTGGACGCAGCGCCTTCAACCGCGGGCAGATCCTCTACCGCATCGGCGAGATGCTCGAGGGCCGTAGCGCACAGTTCGCGCATGAGCTGGTGCTGCACGGCGCCACGCCCAAGCAGGCCGAGGCCGAGGTGGCCGCCGCCATCGACCGTTGGGTGCATTACGCGGGCTGGTGCGACAAGTACCAGGCGCTCTTCAGCAGCGTGAACCCCACGAACACCAGCCACTTCAACTTCAGTGTGTACGAACCCAC is a window from the Flavobacteriales bacterium genome containing:
- a CDS encoding aldehyde dehydrogenase family protein yields the protein MADVSAKAGTVKAGRLPVMKTYKIFIGGKFPRTESGRYYQPKGTDGKPLANVCRSSRKDVRDAVVAARGAVGGWAGRSAFNRGQILYRIGEMLEGRSAQFAHELVLHGATPKQAEAEVAAAIDRWVHYAGWCDKYQALFSSVNPTNTSHFNFSVYEPTGVVGIQCAGSNGLLELVSLTAPVIAGGNTCVVVASEKHPLAAVTFTEVLATSDLPGGVVNLMTGFRSELLKPLVAHMDINAVVVADASKEERTMLDQEATCNLKRVVYPKVKDWMSEEAQSPYAILDTQEVKTTWHPIEKGPGGGGGY
- a CDS encoding 2-oxoisovalerate dehydrogenase, translating into MKEIIFVVEESPEGGYEARALDHSIFTDGDDLEQLKANVKDAVATHFEADQMPKVIRLHMVKEIVIAA
- a CDS encoding VOC family protein; amino-acid sequence: MSRHVTGIGGLFFRANDHKALAKWYNDHFGINDESHGWIWQQDAGPTVFSPFKKDTDYFGSDEQQFMLNLRVQDIDGLLQKLEAAGVRIDPKRMDEDYGRFAWVYDPEGNKIELWEPK
- a CDS encoding helix-turn-helix transcriptional regulator, with protein sequence MIIDGDEYRIRMNEQLYHCALDVTMELVGGKWKTIVLWYLRKDKKRFSELRRLIPGITEKMLSMQLRQLEQDGLVRRTVYPEVPPRVEYELTAHGRTLLPLLEEIAAWGRMMGKKYGTIEKVVRPVKKKARQSLRV
- a CDS encoding SgcJ/EcaC family oxidoreductase, with the protein product MKHKLLLTLPVALLLGCQAPEHKTTEPDNTPTTMSTTNHQNAIKELLFAYRDALNASSTDQVIPLYTTDGVFMPTGFPTAIGTEQVRQAYDGVFANIKLNIEFFIDEVEVDGDHAFARTKSRGTTLIHATGATVPEENRELFVLQRTDGNWKIARYMFNKMK
- a CDS encoding type II toxin-antitoxin system HicA family toxin, coding for MRIPRDLTGQELIKALGKLGYEVTRQRGSHIRLTTSLNGTHHVTIPDHRPIKVGTLSGILSDIAAHHQMTREELLTLLF
- a CDS encoding methyltransferase domain-containing protein, with amino-acid sequence MPVYDREHWERLWNKAVQEHAHVLAHRPPNAHFLSVAAKLPAGRVLDAGCGHGTESLWLAAHGWNVTAVDFSATALTHARSAAEALGPEVAGRVEWVQGDLGEWMPESNRYDLVVCLYVHVAVSVEELVHRLAAGVAPGGTLLLVGHRPIDPASGAPTPAAGQVQVSVEEALAALDPDRWTLVAAEDRPRREAGSGVDAVIQAVRKT
- a CDS encoding NAD(P)-binding domain-containing protein; the encoded protein is MKIGVFGTGVVAQTIAEKLDSLGHTVVLGTRSVEQSMARADKDGFGRPPLKDWLAAHPTVKLGTFAEAAAHGELLVNATSGHGSMEALKHAGEAHLSGKVMLDIANPLDFSKGFPPSLSVCNTDSLGEQLQRAFPQLKVVKGLNTLTCFLMVAPRLLPEEHHMFLCGNDAGAKSEVRALLRSFGWTDAEMIDLGDITMARGTEQLLPIWVRLYGTLQDAMFNFRVVRMAKQA